The Desulfomicrobium macestii genome has a window encoding:
- a CDS encoding glycosyltransferase family 4 protein, which yields MHILFLCHYFPPEVNAPASRTYENAKRWVRAGHKVTVLTCHPSHPGGVVYPGFKNSVHAWEEKDGIRVLRVGTYLSANKGFVKRTANYVSFMLSAIAQCWRVKDVDLVVSTSPQFFCGMGGYFVSRFKGCPWVLEIRDLWPESIIAVGAITNRRVIKALEGIESFLYRKADHIISLTNAFKRHIMGRGIAAEKISVVTNGADLERYSPGERMNEARKELGLGADVFLASYIGTHGMAHGLGTILRAAKRLENEPNIRFLLVGDGAEREKLLSEKEALGLHNVIMRGQQPKERMPEFLAASDACLVLLIKSELFKTVLPSKIFEAMAMKRPIILGVEGESRELVDEGACGLCIEPENDQELAEAVLRLAREPELAAQLGDRGAEFVARRFDREVLAMAYLGVLEEVARGDGVTVSAEAVS from the coding sequence GTGCATATTCTTTTCCTGTGCCACTATTTTCCGCCCGAGGTGAACGCCCCAGCCTCGCGCACCTATGAGAACGCCAAGCGCTGGGTGCGGGCCGGGCACAAGGTCACGGTCCTGACCTGCCACCCGAGCCATCCGGGCGGCGTGGTCTATCCGGGTTTTAAAAACTCGGTTCATGCATGGGAAGAGAAGGACGGCATCCGGGTACTCAGGGTGGGCACCTATTTGAGCGCGAACAAGGGCTTTGTGAAGCGCACGGCCAACTATGTATCCTTCATGCTCTCGGCCATTGCGCAGTGCTGGCGGGTGAAGGACGTGGATCTTGTTGTCTCGACATCGCCCCAGTTCTTCTGCGGCATGGGCGGGTATTTTGTGTCCCGCTTCAAGGGCTGCCCTTGGGTGCTGGAGATCCGCGACCTGTGGCCCGAATCCATCATTGCCGTGGGCGCCATCACGAATCGTCGCGTGATCAAGGCTCTCGAAGGGATTGAGAGTTTCCTGTACCGCAAGGCCGACCATATCATTTCCCTGACCAACGCCTTCAAGCGCCACATCATGGGCCGGGGCATCGCGGCGGAGAAGATCAGCGTCGTGACCAACGGCGCGGATCTGGAACGCTACAGTCCGGGCGAGCGCATGAACGAGGCGCGCAAGGAATTGGGGCTGGGCGCGGACGTGTTTCTGGCCTCCTATATCGGCACCCACGGCATGGCCCACGGCCTGGGAACCATCCTGCGCGCGGCCAAGCGCCTTGAGAACGAGCCGAACATTCGTTTTCTGCTGGTGGGTGACGGGGCGGAACGGGAAAAGCTGCTGAGCGAAAAGGAGGCCCTGGGCCTGCACAACGTCATCATGCGTGGGCAGCAACCCAAAGAGCGTATGCCGGAGTTTCTGGCCGCAAGCGATGCCTGCCTGGTGCTGCTCATCAAATCGGAGCTCTTCAAGACAGTGCTCCCGTCCAAGATTTTTGAAGCCATGGCCATGAAACGCCCCATCATCCTGGGCGTGGAAGGCGAGAGCCGCGAACTGGTGGACGAGGGGGCCTGCGGCCTGTGCATTGAGCCGGAGAACGACCAGGAGCTGGCCGAGGCGGTGCTGAGACTGGCGCGGGAACCAGAGTTGGCGGCACAGCTTGGCGACCGGGGCGCGGAGTTTGTGGCGCGGCGGTTTGATCGCGAAGTGCTGGCGATGGCGTATTTGGGGGTGCTGGAAGAGGTGGCGCGGGGTGATGGTGTGACGGTTTCAGCGGAGGCCGTGAGTTGA
- the wecB gene encoding non-hydrolyzing UDP-N-acetylglucosamine 2-epimerase, translating to MKIISVVGARPNFMKIAPFAKAISAHNSADPDRPIEHILVHTGQHYDVRMSEGFFHSLGIPDPDINLEIGSGSHAEQVGQTMIAFEKVILQEKPDWVVVVGDVNATLACSVAAKKLCVKVCHIEAGLRSGDMTMPEEVNRLVTDRLSDLLLTPDAISGHNLRAEGVSEEKIRFVGNIMIDTLEANRDKAAQLSMEDILRENLLLPEKETPAVDLSGDFALLTMHRPSNVDQKEVLEPILNFLTGEVAPRMPIIWPIHPRARKMLENFGLWEKAVACANLVLLHPIGYHEMLRLNMQASIMLTDSGGLQEECCVLGTPCLTLRWNTERPVTLKEHGGASVLVGNNVERIREEFHTALESDRMPQRPELWDGLTAARCVSWLVDSE from the coding sequence ATGAAAATCATCTCCGTGGTGGGCGCTCGCCCCAATTTCATGAAAATCGCGCCCTTCGCGAAGGCCATAAGCGCGCATAATTCCGCCGATCCAGACCGGCCCATCGAACACATCCTCGTCCACACCGGCCAGCACTACGACGTACGCATGTCCGAAGGCTTCTTCCACAGCCTCGGCATCCCGGACCCGGACATCAATTTGGAGATAGGGTCTGGTTCCCATGCCGAACAGGTCGGGCAAACCATGATCGCCTTTGAAAAGGTGATCCTTCAGGAAAAGCCCGACTGGGTCGTGGTGGTGGGGGATGTCAACGCCACACTGGCCTGTTCGGTTGCGGCCAAGAAGCTGTGTGTCAAAGTCTGTCATATCGAGGCCGGTCTGCGCAGCGGCGACATGACCATGCCCGAGGAGGTCAACCGACTGGTCACCGATCGCCTGAGCGATCTGCTGCTGACTCCAGACGCCATTTCCGGTCATAACTTGCGGGCGGAAGGCGTCTCCGAGGAGAAGATCCGTTTTGTCGGCAACATCATGATCGACACTCTGGAAGCCAACCGCGACAAGGCCGCGCAACTCTCCATGGAAGACATTCTGCGCGAGAACCTGCTCCTGCCCGAGAAGGAAACCCCTGCCGTGGACTTGTCCGGAGACTTCGCGCTCCTGACCATGCACCGCCCCTCCAACGTGGATCAAAAAGAGGTGCTGGAGCCTATCCTGAACTTCCTCACGGGCGAAGTCGCCCCCAGAATGCCGATCATCTGGCCGATCCATCCGCGAGCCCGGAAGATGCTGGAAAACTTCGGACTGTGGGAAAAAGCCGTGGCCTGCGCAAACCTGGTCCTGTTGCATCCCATCGGCTACCACGAAATGCTCCGCCTCAACATGCAGGCCAGCATCATGCTGACGGACAGCGGCGGCCTTCAGGAGGAATGCTGCGTCCTGGGAACGCCCTGCCTGACGTTGCGCTGGAACACCGAACGCCCAGTGACCCTGAAGGAACACGGCGGAGCCAGTGTGCTGGTGGGGAACAATGTGGAGCGGATTCGCGAGGAATTTCACACGGCATTGGAGAGCGACAGGATGCCACAGCGGCCGGAGTTGTGGGACGGGTTGACGGCGGCGCGGTGCGTTTCTTGGTTGGTGGATAGTGAGTAG